A region from the Cryptosporangium arvum DSM 44712 genome encodes:
- a CDS encoding S1 family peptidase produces the protein MTTPRHRRSPTARRRNITISSVVAGAVAAALAAFMATAPTAGASDKTGTDAARPAVEAADTGPGAYTAEIRKLAVSALAAQLGISEQDAAARLDQLDKRTRTAASLQNSLGDSGAGTWISKTTGELMVGVTDQKAADAVEAAGATPKLVSRDLNDLQQVKTQLDAIGRIPGTSWAIDPSNNAVTVQVSRKAAADPRADAWLDKLAGYGDAVNVQRTTAAFATHAFFGGQAIEAEGGAGRCSSAFNATSGQNAFIITAGHCTAAIDTWTDGQEVIGQSALTQFPGNDYGVIRVDDAQALDPQPAVINQDQAQPITGTDQVPVGSPVCKTGSTTGTTCGVVLAFDTTVVYPEGAVQGLIQTDVCSQPGDSGGSLFAGDQGQGIVSGGSIGDCETPGFVSFFQPINEVLEDTGLQLIQ, from the coding sequence CCGTCGTTCCCCCACTGCCCGCCGACGGAACATCACGATCTCGTCCGTCGTGGCGGGTGCCGTCGCCGCCGCGTTAGCCGCGTTCATGGCCACGGCGCCAACCGCTGGGGCGTCCGACAAGACTGGGACTGACGCGGCCCGACCGGCGGTCGAAGCCGCGGACACCGGCCCCGGCGCGTACACCGCGGAGATCCGGAAGCTGGCGGTCAGCGCTCTCGCGGCCCAACTCGGCATCTCCGAACAGGACGCGGCCGCACGACTGGACCAACTGGACAAGCGCACCAGAACCGCGGCGTCGCTGCAGAACTCGCTGGGTGACAGCGGTGCCGGCACCTGGATCAGCAAGACGACCGGTGAGCTGATGGTCGGTGTCACCGACCAGAAGGCCGCCGACGCGGTCGAGGCCGCCGGCGCGACGCCGAAGCTGGTCAGCCGCGACCTGAACGACCTGCAGCAGGTCAAGACCCAGCTCGACGCGATCGGGCGCATCCCCGGAACGTCGTGGGCGATCGACCCGTCGAACAACGCGGTGACCGTGCAGGTCTCCCGCAAGGCCGCCGCCGACCCGCGGGCCGACGCGTGGCTGGACAAGCTCGCAGGCTACGGCGACGCGGTGAACGTGCAGCGCACCACGGCTGCTTTCGCCACGCACGCCTTCTTCGGCGGGCAGGCGATCGAGGCCGAGGGCGGTGCCGGCCGGTGCTCCTCGGCGTTCAACGCGACGAGCGGCCAGAACGCGTTCATCATCACCGCGGGGCACTGCACGGCCGCGATCGACACCTGGACCGACGGCCAGGAGGTCATCGGTCAGTCCGCGCTGACCCAGTTCCCCGGCAACGACTACGGCGTCATCCGCGTCGACGACGCCCAGGCGCTCGACCCGCAGCCGGCGGTGATCAACCAGGACCAGGCCCAGCCGATCACCGGAACCGACCAGGTCCCGGTCGGTTCCCCGGTCTGCAAGACCGGTTCGACGACGGGCACCACCTGCGGCGTCGTGCTGGCGTTCGACACCACGGTCGTCTACCCCGAGGGCGCGGTACAGGGCCTCATCCAGACCGACGTCTGCAGCCAGCCCGGTGATAGCGGCGGCTCGCTGTTCGCCGGTGACCAGGGTCAGGGCATCGTCTCCGGCGGTTCGATCGGTGACTGCGAGACCCCCGGCTTCGTCTCGTTCTTCCAGCCGATCAACGAGGTACTGGAAGACACGGGCTTGCAGCTCATCCAGTAG
- a CDS encoding helix-turn-helix domain-containing protein gives MTRRPAVGELLRGWRERRRLTQLSLSLQADVSARHLSFIETGRSRPTSEMILRLCDELDVPLRERNALLLAGGYAPAFPDHGLDDPSLDAVRSALRQVLEGHEPHPAVVIDKNWNLVEANSGLALFADSVEPSLLEPPINVLRLSLHPGGMAPRVVNLGEWRAHLLTRLERQVAGTGDRAAAELLAELTAYPGGLDREAEPQPHDVVVPLRYRHQEHELSFLSMTAVFGTPLDVTVAELAIESFYPADAATAKFLRSL, from the coding sequence ATGACCCGTCGGCCCGCAGTAGGAGAACTGCTGCGTGGCTGGCGGGAGCGGCGGCGGCTCACCCAGCTGAGCCTGTCGCTGCAGGCCGACGTCTCGGCCCGGCACCTGAGCTTCATCGAGACCGGTCGGTCGCGGCCGACCAGCGAGATGATCCTGCGGCTCTGCGACGAGCTGGACGTCCCGTTGCGCGAGCGCAACGCACTCCTGCTGGCCGGTGGGTACGCACCCGCGTTCCCCGACCACGGTCTCGACGATCCGTCGCTCGACGCCGTACGCAGCGCGCTGCGGCAGGTGCTCGAAGGACACGAGCCGCACCCGGCGGTGGTGATCGACAAGAACTGGAACCTCGTCGAGGCCAACAGCGGGCTCGCTCTCTTCGCCGATTCGGTCGAACCCTCGCTGCTGGAACCCCCGATCAACGTGCTCCGGCTGAGCTTGCACCCCGGCGGCATGGCGCCGCGGGTCGTCAACCTCGGCGAATGGCGAGCGCACCTGCTCACCCGGCTGGAGCGGCAGGTCGCCGGGACCGGTGACCGGGCCGCGGCCGAGCTGCTCGCGGAGCTGACCGCCTACCCCGGCGGCCTCGACCGCGAGGCGGAGCCCCAGCCGCACGACGTCGTCGTGCCGCTGCGGTACCGGCACCAGGAGCACGAACTGTCGTTCCTGAGCATGACCGCGGTGTTCGGCACCCCGCTCGACGTCACGGTCGCGGAACTCGCGATCGAGTCGTTCTACCCGGCCGACGCGGCTACCGCGAAGTTTCTGCGGTCTCTCTGA
- a CDS encoding CynX/NimT family MFS transporter: MSANSRRTLVLGVAIALVAANLRPALAGVGPVLSDIRGDLGLSGVGASLLTSLPVICLGAIAAFAPALGRRWGSERVIALVVAVIAVSLALRVTDGRVVLFVGSIVAAGAIAIANVLIPAVIKRDFAGHTGTMTGIYTMSLSGAAAVAAGVTVPLSDATDQGWRGGLGFWAIPAAVAFGVWTLLVWLPARRNPTAAPPHRGGGSLLRDGLAWYITLYFGLQSLSFYSVLSWLPSIYRDEGYDPATAGLLLSISAFVQIPISLVLPPFAARARDQRLHTLACTVATLAGLTGVMIAPSGAPYLWVVLLGIGQGGSFGLGLLLFSLRTRTTAATARLSAQAQTVGYLLAATGPLLVGALHDVTDSWSVPVGLLIVLLIPQVVFGLLAGARRFVGAEVRETAETSR; this comes from the coding sequence GTGAGTGCGAACAGTCGGCGAACGCTCGTCCTCGGTGTGGCCATCGCGCTCGTGGCGGCCAACCTCCGGCCGGCGCTCGCCGGCGTGGGGCCGGTGCTCTCCGACATCCGTGGCGATCTCGGCCTGTCCGGCGTCGGCGCGTCGCTGCTGACGTCGCTGCCGGTGATCTGCCTCGGCGCGATCGCGGCGTTCGCGCCGGCACTCGGCCGCCGCTGGGGCAGCGAGCGAGTGATCGCGCTGGTCGTGGCCGTGATCGCGGTCTCGCTCGCGCTCCGCGTGACCGACGGACGAGTGGTGCTGTTCGTCGGCTCGATCGTCGCCGCGGGTGCGATCGCGATCGCGAACGTACTGATCCCCGCGGTCATCAAGCGTGACTTCGCCGGCCACACCGGCACGATGACCGGCATCTACACGATGTCGCTCTCCGGCGCGGCGGCGGTCGCCGCCGGCGTGACGGTCCCGCTCAGCGACGCCACCGATCAGGGCTGGCGGGGTGGGCTCGGGTTCTGGGCGATCCCCGCTGCCGTCGCGTTCGGGGTCTGGACGCTTCTGGTGTGGCTCCCGGCGCGCCGCAACCCCACCGCCGCACCGCCGCACCGGGGCGGCGGCTCGCTCCTGCGCGACGGCCTCGCCTGGTACATCACGCTCTACTTCGGCCTGCAGTCGCTGTCGTTCTACAGCGTGCTGTCCTGGCTCCCGTCGATCTACCGCGACGAAGGCTACGACCCGGCCACCGCCGGGCTCCTGCTCTCGATCTCCGCGTTCGTGCAGATCCCGATCTCGCTCGTCCTGCCACCGTTCGCCGCCCGCGCCCGCGACCAACGTCTGCACACGCTCGCCTGCACCGTCGCGACGCTCGCGGGGCTCACCGGCGTGATGATCGCGCCGTCCGGTGCGCCGTATCTCTGGGTGGTCCTGCTCGGCATCGGTCAGGGCGGCTCGTTCGGCCTCGGCCTGCTGTTGTTCTCGCTGCGTACCCGCACGACGGCGGCCACCGCCCGGCTCTCGGCCCAGGCGCAGACCGTGGGCTACCTGCTGGCCGCGACGGGGCCGCTGCTGGTCGGCGCGCTGCACGACGTCACCGACTCGTGGTCGGTTCCGGTGGGGCTGCTGATCGTGCTGTTGATTCCGCAGGTCGTGTTCGGCCTGCTGGCCGGGGCGCGGCGTTTCGTCGGCGCCGAGGTCAGAGAGACCGCAGAAACTTCGCGGTAG
- a CDS encoding AzlD domain-containing protein has product MTGLLVAIAVLGVGTLGFRLAGPLLRERLTLSPRIESLMGRLTVVLLVALVATTATLEGGEFAGVARPAGVLVGGVLAWRRAPFVVVVIAAAGTAAGLRLLGVP; this is encoded by the coding sequence ATGACCGGGCTGCTCGTCGCGATCGCCGTCCTCGGCGTCGGCACGCTCGGGTTCCGGCTCGCCGGACCGCTGTTGCGGGAGCGGCTGACGCTCTCGCCCCGGATCGAGTCGCTGATGGGGCGGCTCACGGTGGTGCTGCTCGTCGCGTTGGTCGCGACGACGGCGACGCTGGAGGGCGGCGAGTTCGCCGGGGTCGCCCGGCCGGCCGGCGTCCTCGTCGGCGGGGTGCTGGCCTGGCGCAGAGCCCCGTTCGTAGTCGTGGTGATCGCCGCCGCGGGTACCGCGGCCGGGCTCCGGCTGCTGGGCGTGCCCTGA
- a CDS encoding AzlC family ABC transporter permease, producing the protein MRSIYRTLGPEVIRSIALVCLADALVGVSFGAIAVSAGFPLWIPILLSVVVFAGAAQFLFIGLIAAGGSPLAAVAAALLVNARHLPFGFAVGDAIARVGFLRRLIGSHLMTDETVAFTLAEDDPRRRRAVYWATGSALFVCWNLSVVLGGLAGTVISDTDALGLDAAFPAVLLALVLPSLSDPRTRWAALIGVVIALATTPVLPAGAPVLLALIGVAVVGLIRRRDRTPA; encoded by the coding sequence ATGCGTTCGATTTACCGAACACTGGGCCCGGAGGTGATCCGGAGCATCGCCCTCGTATGCCTAGCCGACGCGTTGGTCGGGGTGTCCTTCGGGGCGATCGCGGTCAGCGCCGGATTCCCACTGTGGATTCCGATTCTGCTCTCGGTCGTGGTCTTCGCCGGCGCGGCGCAGTTCCTGTTCATCGGGCTGATCGCCGCCGGCGGCAGTCCGCTGGCCGCGGTCGCGGCCGCCCTGCTGGTCAACGCCCGCCACCTCCCGTTCGGCTTCGCGGTCGGCGACGCGATAGCGCGCGTCGGCTTTCTCCGACGGCTGATCGGCTCACACCTGATGACGGACGAAACCGTGGCGTTCACGCTGGCCGAGGACGATCCCCGGCGACGACGGGCGGTGTACTGGGCGACCGGGAGCGCGCTGTTCGTCTGCTGGAACCTGTCAGTGGTACTCGGCGGGCTGGCCGGCACCGTGATCAGCGACACCGACGCCCTCGGGCTGGACGCCGCGTTCCCGGCCGTGCTGCTGGCGCTGGTACTGCCGTCGCTGAGCGATCCACGAACGCGATGGGCCGCGCTGATCGGAGTCGTGATCGCGCTGGCCACCACGCCGGTACTGCCGGCCGGCGCGCCCGTGCTGCTGGCGCTGATCGGCGTCGCCGTCGTCGGGTTGATCCGCCGGCGCGATCGGACACCGGCATGA
- a CDS encoding helix-turn-helix domain-containing protein, with product MNATGAFVKTNDQTDGANPVTDNTRRGAPLDVIAASLRRERARARMSLSEVAKQAGIAKSTLSQLESGSGNPSVETLWALSVALDVPFSRLVEPAIPKVQVIRAGEGPTIYSEHAEYVATLLASCPPNARRDIYLVSAEPGRPRASEPHLPGTVEHVVICTGRALVGLSDDPVELGPGDYVKYPGDVAHVFEALEAGTRAVLLSENV from the coding sequence ATGAACGCTACAGGTGCGTTCGTCAAGACGAACGATCAGACCGATGGAGCGAACCCAGTGACCGACAACACGCGGCGGGGAGCACCGCTGGACGTCATCGCGGCCTCGCTGCGGCGTGAGCGTGCCCGAGCCCGGATGTCGTTGAGCGAGGTCGCGAAACAGGCGGGCATCGCGAAGTCGACGCTGTCCCAGCTCGAATCCGGCTCCGGCAATCCGAGCGTGGAGACGCTGTGGGCGCTCAGCGTCGCCCTCGACGTTCCGTTCTCCCGGCTGGTCGAACCGGCCATCCCGAAAGTGCAGGTCATCCGGGCCGGCGAGGGGCCGACGATCTACTCGGAACACGCCGAGTACGTCGCCACGCTGCTGGCGTCCTGCCCGCCGAACGCCCGCCGGGACATCTACCTGGTTTCGGCAGAACCCGGGCGGCCGCGTGCATCGGAACCCCATTTGCCGGGAACGGTGGAACACGTGGTGATCTGTACCGGACGGGCTCTCGTGGGGCTGAGTGACGACCCCGTCGAACTGGGCCCCGGCGACTACGTGAAGTACCCGGGCGACGTCGCCCACGTGTTCGAGGCGTTGGAGGCGGGGACGCGCGCGGTGCTGCTGTCCGAGAACGTATGA
- a CDS encoding sulfite exporter TauE/SafE family protein gives MTFVLLVVAGLGAGLTGTIAGLASLASYPALLAVGIPPVAANVTNSVALLANTVGAVSGSRPELTGHWKRALELAAVSVFGGAIGGALLLWTPSDAFEKIVPFLIAGASIAILVRRPGEAAALERRPGWPTLFSIFLIGIYGGYFGAAAGVLMLAVLLAIGTGTLARAGAYRNVVLGAANGVAAIGFALFGPVVWSAALPLAIGCLVGARIGPIVVRHSPSDALRVVIAVAGLGLAGWLGYDAFR, from the coding sequence ATGACGTTCGTGCTGCTCGTCGTCGCCGGTCTCGGCGCCGGATTGACCGGCACGATCGCCGGGTTGGCCTCGCTGGCCAGTTACCCGGCGCTGCTGGCCGTCGGTATACCGCCGGTCGCCGCGAACGTGACGAACTCCGTGGCGCTGCTCGCCAACACCGTCGGGGCGGTGTCCGGCTCCCGCCCGGAGCTGACCGGGCACTGGAAGCGGGCGCTGGAACTCGCGGCCGTGAGCGTGTTCGGCGGCGCGATCGGCGGTGCTCTGCTGCTGTGGACCCCGTCCGACGCCTTCGAGAAGATCGTGCCGTTCCTCATCGCGGGGGCGTCGATCGCGATCCTGGTGCGCCGTCCGGGGGAGGCGGCCGCGCTCGAACGCCGGCCCGGCTGGCCGACCCTGTTCTCGATCTTCCTGATCGGCATCTACGGCGGCTATTTCGGCGCGGCCGCGGGCGTGCTCATGCTCGCGGTGCTGCTGGCGATCGGCACCGGAACGCTGGCCAGGGCCGGTGCCTACCGCAACGTGGTGCTCGGCGCCGCGAACGGCGTCGCCGCGATCGGGTTTGCGCTCTTCGGACCGGTGGTGTGGTCGGCGGCGCTGCCGCTCGCGATCGGCTGCCTCGTCGGCGCCCGCATCGGTCCGATCGTGGTGCGGCATTCACCGTCCGACGCGCTGCGCGTCGTGATCGCGGTGGCCGGCCTCGGACTGGCCGGGTGGCTCGGCTACGACGCGTTCCGCTGA
- a CDS encoding TetR/AcrR family transcriptional regulator, producing the protein MSSRRDDLLDSAEDVFCRLGYARTTIGELASAAGVTRPTIYAYFPSKDDVFRALADRVRLEFLALQEKADTSSPERTVREALTAFLAAYTRHYGVLTVIAHQALADPAMRSLRDEMFARVERRNARFLERLVAAGLADPAIPGADLARAVTGLTARSAERAFESPSELPTLGEQLVRCYLRLAGIADG; encoded by the coding sequence GTGTCAAGTCGCCGGGACGATTTGCTGGACTCCGCCGAGGACGTTTTCTGCCGCTTGGGATACGCCAGAACGACGATCGGCGAGCTGGCGAGCGCGGCCGGCGTCACCCGGCCGACGATCTACGCCTACTTCCCGTCGAAGGACGACGTGTTCCGCGCGCTGGCCGACCGGGTGCGCCTGGAGTTCCTGGCCCTGCAGGAGAAGGCCGACACGTCGTCGCCGGAGCGGACCGTGCGGGAGGCCTTGACCGCGTTCCTGGCCGCCTACACCCGGCACTACGGCGTGTTGACGGTGATCGCGCACCAGGCGCTGGCCGATCCGGCGATGCGGTCGTTACGTGACGAGATGTTCGCGCGGGTCGAGCGGCGCAACGCGCGGTTCCTGGAGCGGCTGGTCGCGGCGGGGCTGGCCGATCCGGCGATCCCGGGGGCGGACCTCGCCCGCGCGGTGACCGGGTTGACCGCGCGGAGCGCCGAGCGGGCGTTCGAGTCTCCGTCCGAGCTGCCGACCCTCGGCGAACAGCTGGTCAGGTGTTATCTGCGGTTGGCGGGCATCGCCGACGGGTAG
- a CDS encoding AMP-binding protein: MGLPEVPERTLRAAYDRALAEIPDDLAQIGRAARYTVAESHDRSLRIAAGLRSLGLERQQPVALLTDNSLDAVHAWTGVSLGNLIEVPINSAYKGSFLTHVLNDSGAEVLVVDDGYVERVERIADDLTALRTLVVRGDQVPSARFDVRPFDELLSHEPAAPTKQTADDLMAYMYTSGTTGPSKGVLISHAHAYTYASREDQARPVRDDRILVTLPLFHLAGQWYGVYQALIHRAACVLEPSFSVSAFWPTVREHGITVTVMLGAMAELLQQAEHRPDDADNPLELAIMAPLASDIDGFRTRFGVELAAVYGMSEIGAVLNGPPDTLVGGECGFPRDEFELKLVDGELHVRPSDPLLVMRGYHNLPDKTAETLVDGWVHTGDAFRTDADGRYYFSDRMKDALRRRGENISSFEVERVINEHPDVSESAVVAVPSDLTEDEIKAVVVPREGRTIDPAELTRFLVDRMPYFMVPRYLAFASELPKTPTQKVHKHRLRDAGVGDRVWDREAAGIVLRRGDR; the protein is encoded by the coding sequence GTGGGCTTACCTGAGGTACCCGAGCGGACGCTGCGAGCCGCCTACGATCGCGCGCTCGCCGAGATCCCCGACGACCTCGCCCAGATCGGGCGCGCGGCCCGGTACACGGTCGCCGAGAGCCACGACCGGTCGCTGCGCATCGCCGCCGGGCTGCGAAGCCTGGGCCTCGAGCGCCAGCAACCGGTCGCGCTGCTCACCGACAACTCACTCGACGCCGTCCACGCCTGGACCGGCGTCTCCCTCGGCAACCTGATCGAGGTGCCGATCAACTCGGCCTACAAGGGCAGCTTCCTCACCCACGTGCTCAACGACTCCGGCGCCGAGGTGCTCGTCGTCGACGACGGTTACGTCGAGCGCGTCGAACGCATCGCCGACGACCTCACCGCGCTGCGCACGCTCGTCGTCCGCGGTGACCAGGTCCCCAGCGCCCGGTTCGACGTGCGTCCGTTCGACGAACTGCTCAGCCACGAACCGGCGGCACCCACGAAACAGACCGCCGACGACCTGATGGCCTACATGTACACGTCCGGAACCACCGGGCCGTCCAAGGGCGTCCTCATCTCGCACGCCCACGCGTACACGTACGCGTCACGCGAGGATCAGGCGCGCCCGGTACGTGACGACCGCATCCTGGTCACGCTCCCGCTGTTCCACCTGGCCGGCCAGTGGTACGGCGTCTACCAGGCGTTGATCCACCGCGCGGCCTGCGTCCTCGAACCGTCGTTCTCGGTGAGCGCTTTCTGGCCGACCGTCCGGGAGCACGGCATCACGGTCACGGTGATGCTCGGCGCGATGGCCGAACTGCTGCAGCAGGCCGAGCACCGTCCCGACGACGCCGACAACCCGCTGGAGCTCGCGATCATGGCCCCACTGGCCAGCGACATCGACGGTTTCCGCACGCGGTTCGGCGTCGAACTCGCTGCGGTTTACGGGATGAGCGAGATCGGTGCGGTGCTCAACGGACCGCCGGACACCCTCGTCGGGGGCGAGTGCGGTTTTCCGCGCGACGAGTTCGAGCTGAAGCTGGTCGACGGCGAACTGCACGTGCGCCCCAGCGACCCGCTGCTGGTCATGCGCGGCTACCACAACCTGCCGGACAAGACCGCCGAGACGCTCGTCGACGGATGGGTGCACACCGGCGACGCGTTCCGCACCGACGCCGACGGGCGTTACTACTTCTCCGACCGGATGAAGGACGCCCTGCGCCGCCGCGGCGAGAACATCTCCAGCTTCGAGGTGGAGCGGGTGATCAACGAGCACCCCGACGTCTCCGAGAGCGCCGTCGTCGCGGTGCCGTCCGACCTCACCGAGGACGAGATCAAGGCCGTCGTCGTGCCCCGCGAAGGACGCACGATCGATCCGGCGGAGCTGACTCGCTTCCTCGTCGATCGAATGCCGTACTTCATGGTTCCGCGCTATCTCGCGTTCGCTTCCGAGCTTCCCAAGACGCCGACCCAGAAAGTCCACAAGCACCGGCTCCGGGACGCGGGCGTCGGCGATCGCGTCTGGGACCGGGAAGCGGCCGGGATCGTGCTCCGCCGGGGCGACCGGTGA